One stretch of Mangifera indica cultivar Alphonso chromosome 9, CATAS_Mindica_2.1, whole genome shotgun sequence DNA includes these proteins:
- the LOC123225832 gene encoding membrane-anchored ubiquitin-fold protein 1-like isoform X1, with product MAGVQDQLEIKFRLTDGSDIGPKSFPTATSVATLKESILAQWPKEKENGPRTVKDVKIISAGKILENNRTLGECQSPLCDIPGSVTTMHVIVQPPSQEKVCRFDTEKIAENCVLKMMRFQLLPSFLSLLWKHQCNIIMETAVTKN from the exons ATGGCGGGTGTACAAGATCAGTTAGAGATCAAGTTTCGGTTGACCGATGGGTCGGATATCGGTCCCAAGAGCTTTCCTACTGCTACAAGCGTGGCAACCTTGAAGGAGAGCATTCTTGCTCAATGGCCTAAAG AAAAGGAGAATGGTCCAAGAACAGTGAAAGATGTGAAGATTATAAGCGCAGGAAAGATATTGGAGAACAACAGAACACTGGGGGAGTGCCAGAGTCCCCTATGTGATATTCCGGGTAGTGTTACAACCATGCATGTCATTGTTCAACCTCCATCTCAGGAGAAAG TATGCAGATTTGATACCGAAAAGATAGCagaaaattgtgttttaaaGATGATGAGATTCCAACTTCTGCCATCTTTTTTGTCCCTTCTATGGAAACATCAATGTAACATCATAATGGAAACTGCAGTCACCAAAAACTAA
- the LOC123226508 gene encoding probable galacturonosyltransferase 14, translating into MQLHFSPSMRSITILSSSSNGVNGNGGGFIDFMKIKVASRHISYRTLFHAILILAFLLPFVFILTALVTLEGVNKCSSFDCLGRRLGPRFLGRVDDSEKLVNEFYKILNQVNAEEIPNDVKLPDSFSQLVSDMKTSQYDARTFAIMLRAMMEKFEREIRESKFAELMNKHFAASSIPKGIHCLSLRLTDEYSSNAHARKQLPPPELLPLLSDNSYHHFVLSTDNILAASVVVASAVQSSLKPEKIVFHIITDKKTYAGMHSWFALNPVSPAIVEVRGVHQFDWLTRENVPVLEAVENHYGIRNYYHGNHIAGANLSDTTPRHFASKLQARSPKYISILNHLRIYLPELFPHLDKVVFVDDDIVIQRDLSPLWEIDLKGKVNGAVETCRGEDEWVMSKRFRNYFNFSHPLVAKNLDPEECAWAYGMNIFDLRAWRKTNIRETYHFWLKENLKSNLTMWKLGTLPPALIAFKGHVHPIDPSWHMLGLGYQNKTNIESVKKAAVIHYNGQSKPWLQIGFEHLRPFWSKYVNYSNDFVRNCHILET; encoded by the exons ATGCAGCTTCACTTTTCGCCTAGCATGAGAAGCATCACAATATTATCAAGTAGCAGTAACGGTGTTAATGGCAATGGAGGAGGTTTCATTGACTTTATGAAGATCAAGGTCGCATCTCGTCACATCTCATATAGGACCCTTTTTCATGCAATTCTTATTCTTGCTTTCTTGTTGCCCTTTGTCTTCATTCTTACCGCTCTTGTTACTTTAGAAGGTGTCAACAAGTGCTCCTCTTTTG ATTGTTTGGGCAGACGGTTAGGACCAAGGTTTCTCGGTCGGGTTGATGATTCAGAG AAATTGGTTAATGAGTTCTACAAGATTCTTAATCAAGTTAACGCCGAGGAAATCCCAAATGATGTAAAGCTTCCAGATTCTTTTAGTCAACTTGTTTCTGACATGAAGACCAGTCAGTATGATGCTAGGACATTTGCTATCATGTTGAGAGCAATG atggagaaatttgaaagagaaaTCAGGGAATCTAAATTTGCAGAACTGATGAACAAGCACTTTGCTGCAAGTTCTATTCCTAAAGGCATCCACTGTCTTTCTCTGCGTTTGACTGATGAATATTCCTCTAATGCTCATGCACGCAAACAATTGCCTCCCCCGGAGCTCCTTCCTTTGCTTTCTGACAACTCTTACCACCACTTCGTCTTGTCAACTGATAATATTTTGGCTGCTTCAGTTGTTGTTGCTTCTGCAGTGCAGTCATCTCTAAAACCTGAAAAGATAGTGTTCCACATAATCACAGACAAGAAAACTTATGCGGGTATGCACTCTTGGTTTGCACTAAACCCTGTCTCCCCTGCTATTGTTGAAGTGAGAGGTGTTCACCAGTTTGATTGGTTAACAAGAGAGAATGTTCCAGTTCTTGAGGCTGTTGAGAACCATTATGGAATCAGGAATTACTACCATGGGAATCACATTGCTGGAGCCAATCTCAGTGATACCACTCCTCGACATTTTGCTTCAAAATTACAGGCTAGAAGCCCAAAGTACATATCTATACTGAACCATCTCCGCATATATTTACCAGAG CTCTTTCCACACCTCGACAAAGTGGTCTTTGTAGATGATGATATTGTAATCCAGCGTGATTTGTCTCCTCTTTGGGAAATTGATCTTAAGGGCAAGGTTAATGGAGCTGTGGAAACTTGTAGAGGCGAAGATGAGTGGGTAATGTCTAAGCGCTTTAGAAACTACTTCAATTTTTCACATCCCCTTGTAGCAAAGAATTTGGACCCTGAGGAATGTGCGTGGGCTTATGGGATGAATATCTTTGATCTTCGTGCATGGAGGAAAACGAATATAAGAGAAACTTACCATTTCTGGCTGAAAGAG AACCTGAAATCAAATCTGACAATGTGGAAGCTTGGAACCCTACCACCTGCTTTGATTGCATTTAAAGGTCATGTTCACCCGATTGACCCATCATGGCACATGCTTGGCTTGGGCTATCAGAATAAGACCAATATCGAAAGTGTGAAGAAGGCTGCAGTTATCCACTACAATGGCCAGTCAAAACCATGGCTACAGATTGGCTTTGAGCATCTCCGCCCATTTTGGAGCAAGTATGTCAACTACTCCAATGATTTTGTGAGGAACTGCCACATCTTGGAGACGTAA